From Maylandia zebra isolate NMK-2024a linkage group LG11, Mzebra_GT3a, whole genome shotgun sequence, one genomic window encodes:
- the LOC101465069 gene encoding zinc transporter ZIP1 has protein sequence MAVAGGASSSVLVSSAKETAALKVNPADVPALEIKLGALAVLLSVTLLFGFAPLCIVRGAGRFSVQPDLRRLLLSLISCFAGGVFFATCLLDLLPDYLQSINEAFSSAGIKLQFPLPEFIVAMGFFLVLVLEQIILAFKDQTSPSPEERRSLLVDSSIQSNDHRRRGSADSDGHFHVDFGSQSALRAFILVFSLSLHSVFEGLAVGLLEEGQEVLEICLALMIHKSIISFSLTVKLCQARLRRSVVVGCLLLFAVMSPLGVGLGVGLTETKTSPGHQLARCTLEGLAAGTFIYITFMEILPHELAAGRNRITKVAMLLVGFAMVTAVLFIKL, from the exons ATGGCTGTCGCAGGCggagcatcctcctctgtcctcGTGTCTTCAGCAAAGGAAACGGCGGCGCTGAAGGTGAACCCGGCTGACGTCCCTGCCCTGGAGATCAAACTAGGAGCGCTGGCGGTCCTGCTGTCAGTCACGCTGCTGTTCGGATTTGCCCCGCTCTGCATCGTCCGAGGGGCGGGGCGCTTCAGCGTGCAGCCAG ATTTAAGGCGCCTGCTGCtgagcttgatcagctgttttgCTGGAGGCGTGTTCTTCGCCACCTGCCTGCTGGACCTGCTGCCCGACTACCTGCAGAGCATCAACGAGGCCTTCAGCAGCGCCGGGATTAAG cTGCAGTTCCCCCTGCCCGAGTTCATCGTGGCTATGGGCTTCTTCCTGGTCCTGGTCCTGGAGCAAATCATCCTGGCCTTCAAGGACCAGACGTCGCCGTCCCCGGAGGAACGGCGCTCTCTGCTGGTGGACTCCAGCATTCAATCCAACGATCACCGCCGCCGGGGCTCAGCGGACTCGGACGGTCACTTCCACGTGGACTTTGGTTCTCAGTCCGCCCTGCGCGCCTTCATCCTGGTCTTCTCGCTGTCGCTGCACTCGGTGTTCGAGGGGCTGGCGGTGGGGCTGCTGGAGGAGGGGCAGGAGGTGCTGGAGATCTGCCTCGCCCTGATGATCCACAAGAGCATCATCTCCTTCAGCCTAACCGTGAAGCTGTGTCAGGCCCGGCTGCGTCGCTCCGTGGTGGTCGGCTGCCTGCTGCTGTTCGCCGTCATGTCGCCGCTGGGCGTCGGCCTGGGCGTCGGCCTCACCGAGACCAAGACATCGCCGGGGCACCAGCTGGCCCGCTGCACGCTGGAGGGGCTGGCGGCGGGAACCTTCATCTACATCACCTTCATGGAGATCCTACCGCACGAGCTCGCCGCCGGCAGGAACCGCATCACCAAGGTGGCCATGCTGCTGGTGGGCTTTGCCATGGTGACCGCCGTGCTGTTCATCAAACTGTAG
- the LOC101466879 gene encoding histidine N-acetyltransferase isoform X3 yields the protein MAAFFHRWLQEPGRVVFIARIDGRVVALESALLVDGGQTAVLQGRRVVSDLRGSGIASALQTHVTNYVRRYYPEISAVRLSRGDNPSVKTLAKYRLIAKEAILSLCCEAVNLGSFITELRSKHPLHADSSCGPVTLSWRQAETLVLSDHVVSNLLPGKTIINDWEPLKPVEANLEVLQRRGLTWIVDREFEPAALSLGTPPYAVPYRHNAMRLNINIFGRSLTSVCAVFLAQLEAFLPSLKGYLVCHTYVDPGLWAGLRQFCQNDANVSFFKDYWEEVILETDL from the exons ATGGCCGCCTTCTTTCACCGCTGGCTGCAGGAGCCTGGACGCGTCGTCTTCATCGCCCGGATCGACGGCAGAGTG GTGGCGCTGGAGTCTGCGCTCCTGGTGGATGGCGGTCAGACGGCAGTACTTCAGGGGCGCAGGGTGGTGTCCGATCTGAGGGGCAGCGGCATCGCCAGCGCCCTCCAGACGCATGTGACCAACTACGTCCGCCGCTACTACCCAGAAATCTCTGCTGTGAGGCTGAGCCGAGGAGACAATCCTTCAGTGAAGACGCTCGCCAAGTACAGGCTCATCGCAAAGGAG GCCATCTTGTCTTTGTGCTGTGAGGCGGTCAACCTGGGCTCCTTCATCACTGAGCTTCGATCCAAACATCCGCTCCACGCCGACTCCTCCTGTGGTCCGGTCACGCTGAGCTGGCGGCAGGCTGAGACGCTGGTCCTGTCCGACCACGTGGTTTCCAACCTGCTGCCCGGCAAAACCATCATCAACGACTGGGAGCCCTTGAAGCCGGTGGAGGCCAACCTAGAGGTGCTGCAGCGCAGAGGCCTAACGTGGATCGTAGACCGTGAGTTCGAGCCCGCTGCCCTCAGTCTGGGCACGCCACCGTATGCCGTACCCTACCGCCACAATGCCATGCGCCTCAACATCAACATCTTTGGCCGCAGTCTGACATCGGTGTGCGCCGTGTTTCTGGCACAACTGGAAGCTTTCCTGCCGAGTCTTAAAGGTTACCTGGTCTGCCACACCTACGTGGATCCTGGGCTGTGGGCGGGCTTACGTCAGTTCTGTCAGAACGATGCAAACGTGTCATTTTTTAAGGACTACTGGGAGGAAGTCATACTGGAGACAGACCTCTGA
- the LOC101466879 gene encoding histidine N-acetyltransferase isoform X2 → MTSTINAGLQPAVLNICTPDDYNGLDYMAAFFHRWLQEPGRVVFIARIDGRVVALESALLVDGGQTAVLQGRRVVSDLRGSGIASALQTHVTNYVRRYYPEISAVRLSRGDNPSVKTLAKYRLIAKEAILSLCCEAVNLGSFITELRSKHPLHADSSCGPVTLSWRQAETLVLSDHVVSNLLPGKTIINDWEPLKPVEANLEVLQRRGLTWIVDREFEPAALSLGTPPYAVPYRHNAMRLNINIFGRSLTSVCAVFLAQLEAFLPSLKGYLVCHTYVDPGLWAGLRQFCQNDANVSFFKDYWEEVILETDL, encoded by the exons ATGACATCAACAATCAACGCGGGACTTCAACCAGCG GTCCTGAACATCTGCACGCCTGATGACTACAACGGGCTCGATTACATGGCCGCCTTCTTTCACCGCTGGCTGCAGGAGCCTGGACGCGTCGTCTTCATCGCCCGGATCGACGGCAGAGTG GTGGCGCTGGAGTCTGCGCTCCTGGTGGATGGCGGTCAGACGGCAGTACTTCAGGGGCGCAGGGTGGTGTCCGATCTGAGGGGCAGCGGCATCGCCAGCGCCCTCCAGACGCATGTGACCAACTACGTCCGCCGCTACTACCCAGAAATCTCTGCTGTGAGGCTGAGCCGAGGAGACAATCCTTCAGTGAAGACGCTCGCCAAGTACAGGCTCATCGCAAAGGAG GCCATCTTGTCTTTGTGCTGTGAGGCGGTCAACCTGGGCTCCTTCATCACTGAGCTTCGATCCAAACATCCGCTCCACGCCGACTCCTCCTGTGGTCCGGTCACGCTGAGCTGGCGGCAGGCTGAGACGCTGGTCCTGTCCGACCACGTGGTTTCCAACCTGCTGCCCGGCAAAACCATCATCAACGACTGGGAGCCCTTGAAGCCGGTGGAGGCCAACCTAGAGGTGCTGCAGCGCAGAGGCCTAACGTGGATCGTAGACCGTGAGTTCGAGCCCGCTGCCCTCAGTCTGGGCACGCCACCGTATGCCGTACCCTACCGCCACAATGCCATGCGCCTCAACATCAACATCTTTGGCCGCAGTCTGACATCGGTGTGCGCCGTGTTTCTGGCACAACTGGAAGCTTTCCTGCCGAGTCTTAAAGGTTACCTGGTCTGCCACACCTACGTGGATCCTGGGCTGTGGGCGGGCTTACGTCAGTTCTGTCAGAACGATGCAAACGTGTCATTTTTTAAGGACTACTGGGAGGAAGTCATACTGGAGACAGACCTCTGA
- the LOC101466879 gene encoding histidine N-acetyltransferase isoform X1 codes for MSAGGEAADVVYCLAQEQDFQQVLNICTPDDYNGLDYMAAFFHRWLQEPGRVVFIARIDGRVVALESALLVDGGQTAVLQGRRVVSDLRGSGIASALQTHVTNYVRRYYPEISAVRLSRGDNPSVKTLAKYRLIAKEAILSLCCEAVNLGSFITELRSKHPLHADSSCGPVTLSWRQAETLVLSDHVVSNLLPGKTIINDWEPLKPVEANLEVLQRRGLTWIVDREFEPAALSLGTPPYAVPYRHNAMRLNINIFGRSLTSVCAVFLAQLEAFLPSLKGYLVCHTYVDPGLWAGLRQFCQNDANVSFFKDYWEEVILETDL; via the exons ATGTCTGCAGGAGGGGAAGCAGCTGATGTGGTGTACTGCCTGGCCCAGGAGCAGGACTTCCAGCAG GTCCTGAACATCTGCACGCCTGATGACTACAACGGGCTCGATTACATGGCCGCCTTCTTTCACCGCTGGCTGCAGGAGCCTGGACGCGTCGTCTTCATCGCCCGGATCGACGGCAGAGTG GTGGCGCTGGAGTCTGCGCTCCTGGTGGATGGCGGTCAGACGGCAGTACTTCAGGGGCGCAGGGTGGTGTCCGATCTGAGGGGCAGCGGCATCGCCAGCGCCCTCCAGACGCATGTGACCAACTACGTCCGCCGCTACTACCCAGAAATCTCTGCTGTGAGGCTGAGCCGAGGAGACAATCCTTCAGTGAAGACGCTCGCCAAGTACAGGCTCATCGCAAAGGAG GCCATCTTGTCTTTGTGCTGTGAGGCGGTCAACCTGGGCTCCTTCATCACTGAGCTTCGATCCAAACATCCGCTCCACGCCGACTCCTCCTGTGGTCCGGTCACGCTGAGCTGGCGGCAGGCTGAGACGCTGGTCCTGTCCGACCACGTGGTTTCCAACCTGCTGCCCGGCAAAACCATCATCAACGACTGGGAGCCCTTGAAGCCGGTGGAGGCCAACCTAGAGGTGCTGCAGCGCAGAGGCCTAACGTGGATCGTAGACCGTGAGTTCGAGCCCGCTGCCCTCAGTCTGGGCACGCCACCGTATGCCGTACCCTACCGCCACAATGCCATGCGCCTCAACATCAACATCTTTGGCCGCAGTCTGACATCGGTGTGCGCCGTGTTTCTGGCACAACTGGAAGCTTTCCTGCCGAGTCTTAAAGGTTACCTGGTCTGCCACACCTACGTGGATCCTGGGCTGTGGGCGGGCTTACGTCAGTTCTGTCAGAACGATGCAAACGTGTCATTTTTTAAGGACTACTGGGAGGAAGTCATACTGGAGACAGACCTCTGA
- the LOC143421192 gene encoding cyclic AMP-responsive element-binding protein 3-like protein 4, whose amino-acid sequence MDAESGELFLGVMASGSWQLDGPFSSSELIPAGSEKPLQDWAVDPECILNDSDSEDVLHAVNPNEVFPSGPPADPSSESDSGISEDPAIESPVTTVTAAGTQLAPTTVYQLVYDISGLGGAKTGAGQENIISIELDQWSSQLLLSDSCVVSELPVVSAPRLAIPSPSLDDDLLCLDLQLTEEEQKLLTQEGVSLPNNLPLTKAEERILKKVRRKIRNKQSAQDSRRRRKEYIDGLESRAAACSMQNKELQRTVEQLEKRNNSLLAQLQQLQSLIKQTVSKGAQTSTCLLIILVSLGLIILPSFSPFSRHRADDDYRPTGVISRNILTDPSSSQPTSDDAYGATSLQSESPALSQSKPPEGTSNLPEPTENHEHAAADGTEGSRSGNGSVVAAEQTEPGALGQKSTVRGGRRDQAKPGHADEM is encoded by the exons ATGGATGCAGAGAGCGGGGAGCTGTTTCTCGGCGTCATGGCATCCGGGAGCTGGCAGCTCGACGGTCCGTTCTCCTCCTCAGAGCTCATCCCGGCCGGCTCAGAGAAACCCCTGCAGGACTGGGCGGTGGACCCcgagtgt ATTCTCAATGACAGCGACTCCGAGGACGTCCTCCACGCCGTCAATCCAAACGAGGTGTTTCCCAGCGGGCCACCGGCTGACCCGTCATCAGAGAGCGACAGCGGGATCTCCGAGGACCCCGCCATCGAGAGTCCTGTCACCACGGTGACTGCAGCGGGCACCCAGCTGGCGCCAACGACAGTTTACCAGCTGGTTTATGACATCAGCGGGCTGGGCGGTGCTAAGACTGGAGCTGGACAGGAGAACATCATCTCCATCGAGCTCG ATCAGTGGAGCTCTCAGCTGCTGCTGTCGGACTCGTGCGTCGTGAGCGAACTACCTGTGGTTTCGGCGCCACGGCTCGCCATCCCTTCTCCCAGCCTTGACGACGACCTG CTGTGCCTGGATCTTCAGCTGACCGAGGAGGAGCAGAAGCTGCTGACCCAGGAGGGCGTGTCGCTGCCCAACAACCTCCCCCTCACCAAG GCCGAGGAGCGAATTCTGAAGAAGGTCCGGAGGAAGATCCGCAACAAGCAGTCGGCTCAGGACAGCCGGCGGCGGAGGAAGGAGTACATCGACGGGCTGGAGAGCAG GGCGGCGGCGTGCTCGATGCAGAACAAAGAGCTGCAGCGGACGGTGGAGCAGCTGGAGAAACGTAACAA CTCTCTGCtggctcagctgcagcagcttcagtCTCTCATCAAGCAGACGGTCAGTAAAGGAGCCCAGACCAGCACCTGCCTACTG ATCATCCTCGTCTCTCTCGGTCTGATCATCCTGCCGAGCTTCAGCCCGTTCAGCCGCCACCGTGCAGACGACGACTACAGACCCACAGGAG TGATTTCCAGAAACATCCTGACGGATCCGTCGTCCTCTCAGCCGACCTCAGACGACGCCTACGGTGCGACGTCCCTGCAGTCTGAGTCCCCCGCTCTCAGCCAATCAAAACCTCCTGAGGGAACGTCGAATCTCCCAGAACCAACAGAAAACCACGAACACGCAGCCGCAGACGGTACGGAGGGGAGCCGGTCGGGAAACGGCTCGGTGGTTGCTGCCGAGCAGACGGAACCCGGCGCCCTCGGCCAGAAGTCGACGGTCCGAGGAGGACGGCGCGATCAGGCCAAACCGGGACACGCCGATGAGATGTAG
- the LOC143421193 gene encoding pleckstrin homology domain-containing family O member 1-like has product MKRSSSGKRGASESAPQNAPPDKVGWIRKFCGKGIFREIWKNRFVFLRGDQLFICEKEVKELGRADEVLDLSDYERCEELRKNKSRSKKNHSKFRLQRCSSPGNTVPNLVFLAVSPEEKESWISVLNAAITKAKNSVLDEVMVEDSQLSHLTRDRVKIPHNRRLPTRGHLLAVASTSSSDGMLTLDLIQEEDAANTQGTGLENSASHLSPDCARSKTDGALSARTAEAAGKSHSLPREVTVVSEQTPQPEKRLTTAEKNRCASMDEILSHSETRADKSKTAAASRSSASAPTAAMAPVSQLQELISQKLEKTERLLKEVRGDTEGERGMVRWGKESTEAERLLKEAKAAWSQAQEVLEEVKELRELYQQLDSTSPITSSKSSRLNRKSLM; this is encoded by the exons ATGAAGAGGAGCAGCTCCGGGAAACGG GGCGCGTCCGAGTCGGCGCCGCAGAACGCGCCGCCTGATAAAGTGGGCTGGATCAGGAAGTTCTGCGGCAAAGGGATCTTCAGAGAGATCTGGAAGAACCGCTTTGTCTTTCTGAGAGGAGACCAGCTGTTCATCTGTGAGAAGGAG GTGAAGGAGCTGGGTCGAGCTGACGAGGTGTTGGACCTGTCGGACTACGAGCGCTGCGAGGAACTCAGGAAGAACAAGAGCCGCAGCAAGAAGAACCACAGCAAGTTCAGACTGCAGCGCTGCAGCTCGCCAGGAAACACG GTTCCCAACCTCGTCTTCCTCGCTGTCAGCCCAGAGGAGAAAGAATCCTGGATCAGCGTCCTGAATGCCGCCATCACCAAAGCCAAGAACAGCGTTCTGGACGAG GTGATGGTCGAAGACTCGCAGCTGTCTCATCTGACTCGAGATCGAGTGAAGATCCCTCACAACCGCCGACTGCCAACCAGAGGCCACCTGCTGGCTGTG gcctccacctcctcctcggATGGGATGCTGACTCTGGACTTGATCCAGGAAGAGGATGCTGCAAACACTCAAGGAACCGGCTTGGAAAATTCTGCATCCCACCTCAGTCCGGACTGTGCCAGGTCCAAAACAGATGGTGCGCTCTCAGCTCGGACTGCCGAGGCTGCTGGGAAATCTCACAGCCTTCCCCGTGAGGTGACGGTGGTCTCAGAGCAGACCCCCCAGCCAGAAAAACGCCTCACGACGGCAGAGAAAAACCGCTGCGCCTCCATGGATGAGATCCTGAGCCACTCTGAGACTAGAGCCGATAAGAGTAAAACGGCGGCAGCGAGTCGTTCGTCTGCCTCCGCACCGACCGCTGCGATGGCGCCCGTCAGTCAGCTGCAGGAGCTCATCAGCCAGAAGTTGGAGAAGACGGAAAGGCTGCTGAAGGAAGTGCGGGGCGACACCGAGGGTGAGCGGGGAATGGTGAGGTGGGGGAAGGAGTCGACCGAGGCAGAAAGACTCCTGAAGGAGGCGAAGGCGGCCTGGAGTCAGGCGCAGGAGGTGCTGGAGGAGGTGAAGGAGCTCAGGGAGTTGTACCAACAACTGGACTCCACCTCCCCTATCACCTCTTCTAAAAGTTCCAGACTAAACCGCAAGAGCCTGATGTGA